A DNA window from Macadamia integrifolia cultivar HAES 741 chromosome 4, SCU_Mint_v3, whole genome shotgun sequence contains the following coding sequences:
- the LOC122075767 gene encoding protein HOTHEAD-like, giving the protein MGSGLWRWRLINAALFGILCFLHLSYGQKVPNYTFVHQATAAPAVSYYDYIIIGGGTSGCPLAATLSHNASVLLLERGGSPYGNQNITNLGSFSATLADTSPSSPSQRFVSEDGVFNARARVLGGGSCLNAGFYTRAGTDYVRGAGWDGKLVNQSYQWVEKIVAFEPPMLQWQTAVRGGLIEAGILPYNGFTYDHIYGTKVGGTIFDRDGHRHTAADLLQYANPRLLRVLLHATVHRIMFRTKENVRPRAHGVVFRDAAGVKHRAYLKKGSMNEIILSAGAIGSPQLLMLSGVGPAQHLRSHNIRLTLDQPLVGQGMADNPMNAIFIPSPNPVEVSLIQVVGVTRLGTYIEAASGSNFGSPGSAPRRDFGMFSPQTGQFSVLPPKQRTPEAIAKATEAMKALSDEAFRGGFIIEKVIGPVSTGHLELRNTNPEDNPSVTFNYFTKPEDLQRCVDGISVIEKVIQSKSFSNFRYPYLSIQTLVNMTSNFPVNLLPRHDNDSTSLEQFCKDTVMTIWHYHGGCQVGSVVDQDYKVLGVDGLRVVDGSTFHDSPGTNPQATVMMLGRYMGIRILNERLAMKRRN; this is encoded by the exons ATGGGCTCTGGATTGTGGCGGTGGCGACTCATTAATGCCGCCCTCTTTGgaattctttgttttcttcatcTCTCTTACGGTCAAAAAG TACCAAATTACACGTTTGTTCACCAAGCAACAGCAGCACCGGCGGTGTCATACTACGACTACATAATCATCGGCGGCGGAACTTCCGGCTGTCCCTTAGCCGCCACTCTCTCTCATAATGCTAGTGTCCTGTTACTAGAGAGAGGAGGTTCTCCCTACGGCAACCAAAACATAACCAACTTGGGATCCTTCAGTGCCACACTCGCTGATAcgtctccttcttctccttcccaaCGTTTTGTCTCTGAAGATGGTGTATTCAATGCTCGTGCTCGAGTTTTAGGCGGCGGAAGTTGCTTGAACGCTGGGTTTTATACCCGAGCCGGCACTGATTATGTTAGGGGTGCTGGCTGGGATGGGAAACTTGTGAACCAGTCTTACCAATGGGTGGAGAAGATAGTTGCCTTTGAGCCACCTATGCTTCAGTGGCAAACTGCAGTTAGAGGTGGTTTGATTGAAGCTGGTATATTGCCTTATAATGGGTTCACTTATGATCATATTTATGGAACTAAGGTTGGTGGAACCATCTTTGATCGTGATGGCCATCGACACACTGCTGCTGATCTGCTTCAATATGCCAACCCTAGACTCCTCAGAGTTCTTCTACATGCCACTGTTCATAGGATCATGTTTAGGACCAAAG AAAATGTGAGGCCGAGAGCCCATGGAGTAGTGTTCAGAGACGCAGCAGGAGTTAAGCACAGAGCGTACTTGAAGAAGGGATCAATGAATGAGATAATTCTATCAGCAGGAGCTATTGGAAGTCCACAGCTGTTGATGCTAAGTGGGGTGGGACCAGCACAGCACCTTAGGTCCCACAACATTAGGCTGACATTGGATCAGCCATTGGTGGGCCAAGGAATGGCAGACAACCCCATGAATGCCATCTTCATACCTTCTCCCAATCCTGTTGAGGTCTCCCTCATTCAAGTAGTTGGTGTTACTCGTCTAGGAACCTATATTGAAGCTGCTAGTGGTTCCAATTTTGGTTCTCCAGGCTCAGCCCCTCGAAGAGATTTTGGGATGTTCTCCCCTCAG ACTGGGCAGTTCTCTGTTCTACCCCCAAAGCAGAGGACACCAGAAGCCATAGCAAAAGCAACAGAAGCAATGAAAGCTCTCAGTGATGAAGCTTTCAGAGGAGGGTTCATCATAGAGAAGGTCATAGGTCCTGTGTCAACTGGGCATCTAGAGCTCCGTAATACAAACCCAGAGGACAACCCTTCAGTCACCTTCAATTACTTCACTAAACCAGAGGATTTACAGAGATGTGTTGATGGGATTTCAGTCATAGAGAAGGTAATCCAATCCAAATCCTTCTCCAATTTCAGGTACCCATATCTCTCCATTCAAACTCTTGTCAACATGACATCGAATTTCCCTGTGAATTTGCTTCCAAGACACGACAACGATTCGACATCGTTGGAGCAGTTCTGTAAGGACACTGTGATGACTATATGGCATTATCATGGAGGATGCCAAGTGGGTAGTGTTGTTGATCAGGATTATAAGGTTCTTGGGGTAGATGGATTAAGGGTTGTTGATGGCTCCACCTTCCATGACTCCCCTGGTACTAATCCTCAAGCCACTGTCATGATGCTTGGAAG gtatatgggaattaggATTCTTAATGAGAGGCTTGCAATGAAGAGAAGGAATTAA
- the LOC122076993 gene encoding SPX domain-containing membrane protein At4g22990-like isoform X2: MVAFGKKLKETQIQEWQRYYINYKLMKKKVKQYAQQIEVGAQDRRYVLKEFSRMLDNQIEKIVLFLLEQQGQLASRIAKLNEQQEALLQQPEISQIAQLRELYRAVGQDLLKLLFFVEMNAIGLRKILKKFDKRFRYRFTDYYVTTRANHPYSQLQQVFKQVGLGAVVGAISRNLADLQDRQGSYLSIYDQPALPLQDPVIDSIKAAVDRLTHSTNFLHFLGQHALIMQEELPTPLEDDVADESYHFMSLLLNLANTFLYMVNTYIVVPTADDYSLSLGAAATVCGVVIGSMAVAQVVSSVYFSAWSNKSYFRPLIFSSIVLFVGNVLYALAYDLDSIAVLLIGRLFCGLGSARAVNRRYISDCVPLRIRMQASAGFVSASALGMACGPALAGLLQINFKISKLTFNQNTLPGWVMALAWFIYLIWLWISFKEPVRETEAENVQQEASAPENDALEKGLAQPLLLSSEEKHHDEEGDQECDVSEEAPEESHRPATSIASAYRLLTPSVKVQLLIYFMLKYAMEILLAESSVVTTYYFSWSTSSVAIFLACLGLTVLPVNIVVGSYISNMFEDRQILLASEIIVGIGIVLSFHILRSYSVPQYVCSALITFVSAEVLEGVNLSLLSRVMSSRLARGTYNGGLLSTEAGTLARVVADGTITLAGYLGQSRLLNITLLPSLFICISSIIATCFTYNSLF, encoded by the exons ATTGAAAAGATTGTTTTGTTTCTCTTGGAACAACAAGGGCAACTTGCAAGCAGGATAGCCAAGCTTAATGAACAGCAGGAGGCTCTTCTACAGCAGCCAGAAATATCCCAAATAGCTCAACTGCGAGAATTATATAGAGCGGTGGGACAGGATCTTTTAAAGCTTCTCTTTTTTGTTGAGATGAATGCTATTGGCTTGCGTAAGATACTGAAGAAGTTCGATAAACGCTTTAGGTATAGATTCACTGATTATTACGTCACAACTCGTGCAAATCATCCTTATTCCCAGCTCCAGCAAGTGTTCAAGCAAGTG GGGTTAGGGGCTGTTGTAGGAGCCATTTCGCGCAATCTCGCTGATCTTCAAGACCGTCAAGGAAGCTACTTATCAATTTATGATCAGCCGGCACTTCCTCTTCAG GATCCTGTTATTGATTCAATTAAAGCTGCAGTTGACAGGTTGACACATTCCACAAACTTCCTTCACTTTCTGGGACAGCATGCACTTATTATGCAGGAAGAGTTACCAACTCCATTGGAGGATGATGTTGCTGATGAGAGTTATCATTTCATGTCACTTCTTTTGAACTTAGCAAACACCTTCCTCTATATGGTCAACACATACATTGTTGTTCCAACAGCGGACGACTACTCGCTAAGCCTAGGAGCTGCAGCAACAGTTTGTGGTGTTGTGATTGGGTCCATGGCTGTTGCACAGGTGGTTTCTTCAGTGTATTTCAGTGCATGGTCAAATAAATCGTACTTCAGGCCACTTATATTTAGCAGTATTGTTCTTTTTGTGGGAAATGTTTTATACGCATTGGCTTATGATCTTGATTCCATAGCCGTTCTTCTTATTGGTCGTCTATTTTGTGG GTTGGGTTCTGCAAGAGCTGTTAACCGGCGTTATATCAGTGATTGTGTGCCTCTTAGAATACGAATGCAGGCTTCAGCGGGTTTCGTCAGTGCTAGTGCTCTTGGGATGGCATGTGGTCCGGCTCTTGCTGGACTACtacaaattaattttaaaatttccaagTTAACATTTAATCAAAACACCTTACCTGGTTGGGTTATGGCACTGGCGTGGTTCATCTATTTAATATGGTTGTGGATTTCATTTAAAGAACCTGTTCGTGAGACTGAAGCAGAAAACGTACAACAGGAAGCTAGTGCTC CAGAAAATGATGCACTGGAAAAAGGTCTGGCGCAACCTTTGCTTTTAAGTTCAGAAGAGAAGCATCACGATGAAGAAGGTGATCAAGAATGTGATGTTAGTGAAGAAGCTCCTGAGGAATCACACAGACCAGCTACTTCAATTGCATCAGCATATCGTTTGCTTACACCATCAGTAAAG gtGCAGTTGTTGATTTACTTCATGCTCAAATATGCCATGGAGATATTACTTGCTGAATCTAGTGTCGTTACTACTTATTACTTTAGTTGGTCAACTAGCTCCGTAGCAATATTTCTTGCGTGTCTTGGGCTTACGGTACTTCCAGTAAACATTGTTGTTGGAAGCTACATTAGCAACATGTTTGAAGACAG GCAAATTTTACTGGCATCGGAAATTATAGTCGGGATAGGCATAGTCCTAAGTTTCCATATATTACGTTCATATTCTGTACCACAGTATGTCTGTTCAGCACTCATCACATTCGTGTCTGCTGAGGTTCTTGAAG GTGTCAACCTATCACTCCTATCTAGGGTCATGTCATCCAGGCTTGCTCGTGGGACCTACAATGGTGGGCTGCTTTCAACAGAAGCTGGGACCTTGGCTCGGGTAGTTGCAGATGGCACAATAACACTGGCTGGGTACTTGGGACAGAGTAGACTATTGAATATAACCCTTCTTCCTTCACTCTTCATTTGCATATCCTCCATTATTGCCACCTGTTTCACCTACAACTCACTCTTTTGA
- the LOC122076993 gene encoding SPX domain-containing membrane protein At4g22990-like isoform X1 → MVAFGKKLKETQIQEWQRYYINYKLMKKKVKQYAQQIEVGAQDRRYVLKEFSRMLDNQIEKIVLFLLEQQGQLASRIAKLNEQQEALLQQPEISQIAQLRELYRAVGQDLLKLLFFVEMNAIGLRKILKKFDKRFRYRFTDYYVTTRANHPYSQLQQVFKQVGLGAVVGAISRNLADLQDRQGSYLSIYDQPALPLQDPVIDSIKAAVDRLTHSTNFLHFLGQHALIMQEELPTPLEDDVADESYHFMSLLLNLANTFLYMVNTYIVVPTADDYSLSLGAAATVCGVVIGSMAVAQVVSSVYFSAWSNKSYFRPLIFSSIVLFVGNVLYALAYDLDSIAVLLIGRLFCGLGSARAVNRRYISDCVPLRIRMQASAGFVSASALGMACGPALAGLLQINFKISKLTFNQNTLPGWVMALAWFIYLIWLWISFKEPVRETEAENVQQEASARPAENDALEKGLAQPLLLSSEEKHHDEEGDQECDVSEEAPEESHRPATSIASAYRLLTPSVKVQLLIYFMLKYAMEILLAESSVVTTYYFSWSTSSVAIFLACLGLTVLPVNIVVGSYISNMFEDRQILLASEIIVGIGIVLSFHILRSYSVPQYVCSALITFVSAEVLEGVNLSLLSRVMSSRLARGTYNGGLLSTEAGTLARVVADGTITLAGYLGQSRLLNITLLPSLFICISSIIATCFTYNSLF, encoded by the exons ATTGAAAAGATTGTTTTGTTTCTCTTGGAACAACAAGGGCAACTTGCAAGCAGGATAGCCAAGCTTAATGAACAGCAGGAGGCTCTTCTACAGCAGCCAGAAATATCCCAAATAGCTCAACTGCGAGAATTATATAGAGCGGTGGGACAGGATCTTTTAAAGCTTCTCTTTTTTGTTGAGATGAATGCTATTGGCTTGCGTAAGATACTGAAGAAGTTCGATAAACGCTTTAGGTATAGATTCACTGATTATTACGTCACAACTCGTGCAAATCATCCTTATTCCCAGCTCCAGCAAGTGTTCAAGCAAGTG GGGTTAGGGGCTGTTGTAGGAGCCATTTCGCGCAATCTCGCTGATCTTCAAGACCGTCAAGGAAGCTACTTATCAATTTATGATCAGCCGGCACTTCCTCTTCAG GATCCTGTTATTGATTCAATTAAAGCTGCAGTTGACAGGTTGACACATTCCACAAACTTCCTTCACTTTCTGGGACAGCATGCACTTATTATGCAGGAAGAGTTACCAACTCCATTGGAGGATGATGTTGCTGATGAGAGTTATCATTTCATGTCACTTCTTTTGAACTTAGCAAACACCTTCCTCTATATGGTCAACACATACATTGTTGTTCCAACAGCGGACGACTACTCGCTAAGCCTAGGAGCTGCAGCAACAGTTTGTGGTGTTGTGATTGGGTCCATGGCTGTTGCACAGGTGGTTTCTTCAGTGTATTTCAGTGCATGGTCAAATAAATCGTACTTCAGGCCACTTATATTTAGCAGTATTGTTCTTTTTGTGGGAAATGTTTTATACGCATTGGCTTATGATCTTGATTCCATAGCCGTTCTTCTTATTGGTCGTCTATTTTGTGG GTTGGGTTCTGCAAGAGCTGTTAACCGGCGTTATATCAGTGATTGTGTGCCTCTTAGAATACGAATGCAGGCTTCAGCGGGTTTCGTCAGTGCTAGTGCTCTTGGGATGGCATGTGGTCCGGCTCTTGCTGGACTACtacaaattaattttaaaatttccaagTTAACATTTAATCAAAACACCTTACCTGGTTGGGTTATGGCACTGGCGTGGTTCATCTATTTAATATGGTTGTGGATTTCATTTAAAGAACCTGTTCGTGAGACTGAAGCAGAAAACGTACAACAGGAAGCTAGTGCTC GACCAGCAGAAAATGATGCACTGGAAAAAGGTCTGGCGCAACCTTTGCTTTTAAGTTCAGAAGAGAAGCATCACGATGAAGAAGGTGATCAAGAATGTGATGTTAGTGAAGAAGCTCCTGAGGAATCACACAGACCAGCTACTTCAATTGCATCAGCATATCGTTTGCTTACACCATCAGTAAAG gtGCAGTTGTTGATTTACTTCATGCTCAAATATGCCATGGAGATATTACTTGCTGAATCTAGTGTCGTTACTACTTATTACTTTAGTTGGTCAACTAGCTCCGTAGCAATATTTCTTGCGTGTCTTGGGCTTACGGTACTTCCAGTAAACATTGTTGTTGGAAGCTACATTAGCAACATGTTTGAAGACAG GCAAATTTTACTGGCATCGGAAATTATAGTCGGGATAGGCATAGTCCTAAGTTTCCATATATTACGTTCATATTCTGTACCACAGTATGTCTGTTCAGCACTCATCACATTCGTGTCTGCTGAGGTTCTTGAAG GTGTCAACCTATCACTCCTATCTAGGGTCATGTCATCCAGGCTTGCTCGTGGGACCTACAATGGTGGGCTGCTTTCAACAGAAGCTGGGACCTTGGCTCGGGTAGTTGCAGATGGCACAATAACACTGGCTGGGTACTTGGGACAGAGTAGACTATTGAATATAACCCTTCTTCCTTCACTCTTCATTTGCATATCCTCCATTATTGCCACCTGTTTCACCTACAACTCACTCTTTTGA